Genomic segment of Hemiscyllium ocellatum isolate sHemOce1 chromosome 19, sHemOce1.pat.X.cur, whole genome shotgun sequence:
catgccgaccaggtatcccaacccaatctagtcccacctgccagcacccagcccatatccctccaaacccttcctattcacatacccatccagatgccttttaaaatgttgcaattgtaccagcctccaccacttccactggcagctcattccatacatgtaccaccctcagtgtgaaaaagttgccccttaggtctcttttatatctttcccctctcaccctaaacctatgccttctacttctggactccttgactccagggaagagattttatctatttatccaatcccatgcctctcctgatttcataaacctctataaggtcatccctcaacctccaacactccagggaaaacagccctagcctattcaacctctccctatagctcaaatcatcaaaccctggcaacatctttgtaaatcttttctgaaccctttcaagtctcacaacacgttctccccgtgtctgcgtgggtttcctccgggtgctccggtttcctcccacagtccaaagatgtgcgggtcaggtgaattggccaagctaaattgcccgtagtgttaggtaaggggtaaatgtaggggtatgggtgggttgcgcttcggcgggtcggtgtggacttgttgggccgaagggcctgttttcacactgtaagtctaatctaatctaatctaatcaaacatccttccgataggaaggagaccagaactgtacgcaatatttcaacaatggcctaaccaacgtcctgtaaacccgcaacatgacctcccaactcttgtactcaacactctgaccaataaaggaaagcataccaaacgccttcctatctacctgcaactccactttcaaggagctatggaccagCAAtctaaggtctctttattcagcaacactccccaggaacttctCATTAAGTGTAGAcatcctgctaagttttgctttcccaaaatgcagcatctcacatttatctaaattaaactccatctgtcactactcagcccattggcccatctgatcaagatcccattgtaatctgaggtaaccttctttgctgctcactacacttccaatttaggtgtcatctgcaaagttactaactatacctcttattgcttacatccaaaatcatttatatgaatgacgaaaaatagtggacccagcaccgatccttgtggcactccactgttcacaggcttccagtctgaaaagctaccctctaccaccaccctctgtcttctacctttgagccagttctgtacccaaatgggctagttctccttgtattccacgagatctaaccttagTAACCAGTCTCTAATGGGGaagcttgttgaatgccttactgaagtccatgtggatcacatctactgctctgctttcatcaatcctctttgttacttcttcaaaaagctcaatcagtGTGTGAGATATGAGTTGCCATgcactaagccatgttgactatccctaatcagtccttgtctttccaaatgcacaacatcctctccctcaggatttcctccaacaacttgcccaccactgatgtcaggcacgCTGGTCtattagttccctggcttgtccttaccacctttcttaaaccgtggcaccacgttagccaacctccagtcttctggcatctcaccttgAGGATGAGAAGTCACTCAGTTGAAGCCTAGAGGGGTAAACCTGGGGGGAAATGGATAATAATTGGAATTTTATAGAACACAAAAAGGTGGTTAAGTTATGAAGAGATCAAAGTGACTGACTTGTTGATAAGGGCCCTACTACTACCCCTGGGTTGGGTACAGAAAGTTGGCAAGTGTTAAACAAGCAGGGACACTTTGATAAGGGCACCACGAGCCAAGCTTCAGTATAAATGTGAATGTGATACAGGGAGCACACGTATCTTTCTATCTCCATAACAGATAATCTATTAAGTACCTGATATAATCTCCATTGGGGTCAGTTCTACGTCCAAAACCCACAGGACAGTAGCAATGAAAAAACTGTTGGAAGAAGGAGCTGCAGGACAGCCACATCCAACTTCCAGCATTTACACTCCAGTCAGCATCCAGTAATAACTCTTCAAATACCTATAAAAACAACAAGCATGACAATGAACAATTAAATCTGGAGCAGTAACACAATAGTTTGTTCTGGAATTCTTGTAATGTAGTATTAAAAAGACCCTTGAAATCCCAAGAGTAAAGTTTACAAATTTGTGCTCCTAATATAGAGATGTGTGCGCTAGATACATAGTAATTGATTTGGCCACAGAATCAAACTGCTCATTAATATTCTGAGTTCTGCATCAGGACAAAGAATTTGTTATTTTCAGTCTAACTTATGTGAAACTTTAGAAATACCAGTATTTAGAAAAaccaggttttcaaaattattaaCTCCATCAAAGTGAATGTGTCTTCAGTTTCAGCGACCTCCTACTTGAATTGGTTTCCCAATCAAATATTTTTGCATAACTCATTGAATGTCTTGATGATGTGAGCCAATGAGAGAGTAGTGGGGAATTGCTGAAAGAGAAAGACGACCATGCAAGATGTGAACTAAGCTACAAATGCAGATAAGGTTACTGCATGTAAAACTGCGACAGCTAGGCTGTAATGTCCCACATGGTCAAAATACCCTGGCAACATTCACTTGCTGATTTTACACTTGAAAAATCATGACACCAGGGCAAAACACTTGATTACCACTGCCCAGAAAGACAAGTTTCAACAAGAAATATACAGCTtgcagcagaaaaaaaaatgaaatacacaaaataaatgtgagatgactGTGCAAGCAGTCAGTATAGTAAATCCCAAGTTGCTTTAGGCAAAGCATCTTGACAGATCATTCATGGGTAACAGTGCATGGCTATAATGTGAGCAGTGACGTCAGCTGTAACAAAAAGGACAACGCAGACTGGGAAATCTATCTTAACAATTCAACCATAATTCAGTCACCTTCATTCCTTCTTCCCAGCTAATCCAGAGATCACCTCTGGTTAAGAAGCAAGCTACTGCATGACGGGCTAAGTGATGGATCCATCCTTCCTGACGCAGCTGTGTCATTATTGCATCGATCCAAGGAAATCCTGTTCTTCCTTCTGCCCATTTAGCCAGAGCCTCAGGATTCCGGTCCCATGGAACCTGGACACAAATCGAATTTCCCTCCATTTTATCAAACCTAGGGTTGTTCGTAGCTGCTGCATAGAAGAATTCACGCCACAACAGCTGCCCATAAAGGGATAGTGGTGGAGTGCTGTTTTTCTTCACCTGTTGAAAAAGGAGGGAAAGTTCTCACCATATACATCATAGTAAGCGAACAATGTATATGTTGATAATTTCACTATAGGCACAGTACATCTGGGTAAAATCAATTACAGGTGCCATGAATGAAGGAAATGGTTACTTTTATTTTCTCATATCGTGGGAACAAAGTCAACTAATATCCCTTTTAGTTTTCTGCTCAGGTATCCCTTGAATGCCAGCATCCCTGTAGTAGGAGTCAGATCAGAGATTGATTTTATTCCCATTTGCAAACTTCATGCAATTTTGAGAATCCTCTGATTTTTAAGACTCTTAACTTATTTTCAGATGCTTCACTGCCAACAAAAAGATCTGTAAGCACTCTAGTGCATACTTGCTAACTCctacaaagaaaaaaatatattttttgttGCACTTACTGCATAATTCCAACGTCAGGTTTATACAGAAGTAAACATTACATTTGATTCCATTGATGGAAGAATCACTAGCGACTAAGACAAAAGACTGCCAAGAAGCCGTCATGTACAACATCCTGTGAATTATAATCTTCAATGACAGCTCTTCGGCGAGTCTGATTGTCTCAAATTCAGCAGCACTTCTGATATAGAAAGCTGCCAATGACAGGTAACTGGTCTGTTGGTATTCCTTCTCCACTTTCCGTGAAGTAACAGGAAAAGTAAGAAATCAGAATAGTATTGTGTATACTTGCAGCAATACATTGGGTGAGTCAAGTATGAAAGAATATATCTTAATCCATCAAGGTTGCCATACCAGAAGCTACTTTCATTTTCTTCACTTAAGAGTCTGTACACGTTATAATTAATCAACTCATGCAAGGATAGAGGCAGAGTAACCAGCTATCAGGAAATAGACAGGAAAGTCATTATCAAAGTCATATCCTAGTTCAAAGAACATCACAGTGATGCACTGTGAACTAAGCTTCCTCTATGCAAAagattggatttgatttattactgtcacatgctaagatacagtgaaaaatactgTTTTTCATGCTTACCAGGCAATTCATACTTTACATAAGTACAGAGTAATAGAACAATATGCAGATCATCATTTTACAACCAcggaagatgcagagaaagatcaactctaatattaGAGAGATCCACTGATAAGTCtggtaacagtggggaagaagctgttgtaAAGCTGTTGGTACATTTCCAATTTCTTTGTATAATATTAGCCTAATAGTGGTTTAGCCTTTAAACTTCAGCCAGCTCTGCCTGATTCCATTATGTATTAACATCAGGAATACTACTAAAGAGAAAAAGCTACCAAGTTGCTTCTCCAGAATATAAAATAGCCCCAGAAGCTGAAAAAGTATGGAACTTCATTATTGCAGTCTGTAAAAATAACAGCTTAACAGACTTCATACCTCCCATCATACTTCAGGGTTGAAAAATTGTACCAATTATTTTGTGCACTTCATAGCTAATTCTGCTGCATCCTTAAAATCCAtaccttcttgtacaagtcagtTAGCTTAAAATAAAAGAGGCGACATGACAAACAACCAAATCGCAGGTATGGACTTAGCCCAGTAGGGCTTGCAAGAAGTGAAGTGGAGCTCATTCGTGGTCTTTCAAAGTTTGCAACCCAAGcctgaaaaagaaaaagaacaaaattgCAAAGACGTGAAACAAACCTACTGATTAAGTTTTTATCTTGAAGTAATGCAAAGTATACTCAATTCATCTGTTCTAGGAGATACAGATAAAATATATTAAATCCATTCACACAAAATAGTTGATCATTTTAGAGTACTACAGCAATATTTTCAATCTATGTCTAGAAGATTGTCTGCAAAATGTTAGTAACATTTCCAGTGATATCTTCAGAAAAGTGGGCCAATGCCTCACTGTCAAAGAAAGTATTTTATTAACCTACAGCAACAGCAATAATGGACCAATAAGTCAACAAACAGAAGGTAAGCTGACAAATCTAATGATCCAGTACAGATCTACTTCTGCACTTAAGTAGCAACCATCTGATAACTAAGGCTATTAACAGAGCATACAAAATGTGTAATGTTATAGATTCAAACAATGTACAACCAAAAGGGATTCCAAATATATTCACTGAAAAATTCTTCAGCATTTTCAATATTCTATCCCTAGCTTTTATTGATCCAATTTTCCTTTTACAACAGATTTCTTCTTACTTTTCTCTCCAAATGTCTTTCTAATCTTGCAAGAGCCTCTGTTTCACCACCTGGCCACACAGCTGAAGACAGCCCTTCTGTATCAAAGcctaagaatagaaaagcaggatTAAAAGTTATCTCCTACTGTAGAGATAAGCAGATAAAAGAAGAATCTCCAGGAGTCCTCCCCAGTGTCACACAGACCTAGCTTTGATCTTCAGTCTCTGCTGATTTCGGACTTGATAGGATTAGATTCACAATTCATTTCTCATCACCTCCAGAATAATAATGAATTTGAGGAAAAAAGGTCATGATGCCAGCTCACAAACTAGGGATTGTTAGTGGAAAGATATGCTAGGGAATCGATCAAACTCAGGTTTGATGTTCCTGCAGTTGTAGTCAGTTACATTCACCATTGCTACTAACATGATAACTACTTAGGTGAGGTTGAGGGAGTCAGGTCATGGAACCTAAGAAATGTACGAGTAAATCTAAGTTGATAAGGTTAATGTGCTCATATGATTTGGTAATACAAGTCTAATTGTTAAGTGAGTTAACACTACAAAATTTAGCAATGAGAGAAGACGGCGATTTGTAACTTAAAGAAAAGTCATATTAGACTCAAAACGGTAACATGTTCTCGCCATGGATGCTGCCATATCCAAATATTatctgcaatttgtttttactGCTGATTTCCAGAATATTTTACTTTATATTTTAACACAAACTTTATTAATTGATTACATATTGTATGGATACGTCACAGAAATTGATTATAAATGTCAATGGGTATCTTAAATGAAATCGATCATTGACCTGGTTACTGCAAAGACACATTGCTGAAGTTAATACAATGAGAATTCCTTACATATTCTTGAAGACGACATTTGgtgtactttcctttattggtcagagtattgagtacaggagttgggaagtcatgttgctgatgtaaaggacattggttaggccacttttggaatattgcgtgtagttctggtctccttcctatcagaaggatgttgtgaaacttgcaagggttcagaaaaatttacaagcatgttgccaaggttggagaatttgagctatacggagagattgaataggctggggctattttctctggagcattggaggctgaggagtgacctcaaaggtttacaaacttatgaggagcatggataggataaatagacaaagacttttccctgaggtgggggaatccagaattagagggcataggtttagggtgagagagaaaagatataaaagagacctaaggggcaactttttcatgcagagggttgtacgtgtatggaatgagctgccagaggaagtggtggatgctagtaaaattgcaacatttaaaaggcatttggacgggtaaatgaataggaaaggtttggagggatatggagtgggtgctggcaggtgggaccagattgggttgggatatctggtcggcatggacaagttggaccgaagggtctgtttctgtgctatatatctctatgactctaaaagataACGACTTCCTCAGGGAAAAATTTGGAAGCACTGTAAATGGGTGACACAGTagtccagtggttagcactgctgcctcacagcaccagggacccaggttcgattccagcctcgggcaactgtctgtgttaagTTTGCacattgctctggtttcctcccacagtccaaagatgtgcaggttaggtgaattggccaatctaaattgcccatagtgttcaaggatgtgcagtttagatgcattagtcaggggcaaatgtagaatagagtaatggggaatgggtctggttgggttactctttggagggtcagtatggacttgttgggttaaaTGGCATGTTttcacactagggattctatgatccactAATTCTCATCTTGATCAAAGCAGATTAAATCAGACTCAGTAATGATTTAATTCTGCCAAATTTAAATACTGTAAGCTTGAGTAGGGATGTTAAGAGGTCAATGCGAAAACAAGCCGAAATAAAGCTCGGTAGCTGCACGTAGAGATCACACGAGGTTTCTTTCCTGATCACCTACTGAGGGTACCACTGaggtatgtacacacacacatatacatacatacctTGATGAAGGTAATATGATGTACACTGGCTCCAAAAAATCATCTGATACAGCACtgcacaacagacttgtgagcaAAGTTTACCTCATGAAAATTAAGTActaacatggatacaaaatggtgaattggccattctaaattgcccatagtgtttggctgtttagtcagagggaaatgggtctgggtgggttactcttcggagagtcggtgtggactcattgggccaaaggacctgttttcacactgcagggaatctaatctaaaaaatctaaaaTTGACTGAATGATAAGCAGTAacatttaatagatatttttcagGCTGAAAGGAGTATTTTAGTGGAGTTCCTCTGAGATCAGTATTAGGACACTTGTTTTTCCTGATTTAGATTAATGATCTAATTCTGAGATTGCAGGATACAAATTGCACACAAATATAAATTTGGAAACATTgtaaacagtgaggtcagtgtaaaATGTCAAAagaacattgacaagttggtggaatggacaaataggtggcagatgaagtttaatacaGAAGTGCGAGGTCATACACTTTTGTAGGAAGAACATGAAGTGACAGTATAGCATAAAGGATATTGCACTAAAGGGTGTTCGGAGTAGAGACACCAGATTGTTTGTGCATAAGTCAATAAAGGTAACAGGACAGGTGGAGAgcacagttaataaagcatatagCTTCATTCATAGTGTCATGGGTACAAGAACAAAGAGGCTATATTGAATTTGCGTAAGACACTGATTAGACCTCAGCAGGAGTATTGTGAACAATGTGGATATCATATTTAAGTACATGACATATTGGAAAGAACGCAAAAGAGATTTATGACCATATTTTGTGAATGAGAAACTTTGTTTACGAGGATAGATCTGACAGGCTGGAATTGTTTCTATTAAAAGAGTTGAAGGATAACAGGAGATTTGATCAAAATTTGAGGGATCTGGAcagatagggagaaactattcCCACTCAAAAGGATCTGTGAATGCacagatttaaaagagatttgcaaATAAAGATAAATCaatcaatgtttaaaaaaaaaagtttcacaTAATGAATTGGTCAGGTCTGGAACATACTGCCAGGAAGTGAGGGCAGATTCAACATGACCCATTTAAGAGGGCACGAGACGCATTATGTGGCAAGAGCAGGAGAACGACAGCAAGACATGATTCTTATTTTGTGATCCAGTGCAAAAataatgggccaaattgcctcctTTTGTACACGAAGAATTCTGGGATGTTGTGCTGTCCAAAAGTGAACAAAATCTTCTAGTTGAGGCAGAATCAGTACATGACACCACAGTGACAATATGCAAAAACCAACACAATGGCCTTCTCATTTTCCACAGTTCTGTATCATCCTTTGCTTAACATTATTTGTCCAATTTCCTCTTATAAATTTTAATTGTGGTTTTCAGTCAAATGTTAGATCAAAATAAATGTTACTCCAAACAGTTATAATTTAGTCTAAACTCTTCAGGGATCACAACTGGCTGGAAATCAGTTATGAAATACTTTTGGCTCATACCCAATTCTTCGAGAGATGGAACTCCATATTTGTCATCATGGTCATCAAAGACAGGCGTTGTACATTTTCCCATGTCCTCAGCTGTGATTGTTTCCACAGGAATTTCTATAGACTCCATTCGACTAATAAGTGTCTGGAAATGTTTGTATGTTAGAGGAGGCTGCCCACCATTGTGCTCTATAATCCTGTCAAAAGAAACCAGTTCATCAATTAATTAGAACTTCTGTTCTGTACCATTAATTCATATCACACATAGAAAATAATTAAATCTCAGTTTTTAAACAAATTCACATCATTTAATAATTTACATAGACTTTTGTGTTTGAAAAAACTTAAATTGTGAAGTTTAAGGGAAGTACTTCTAGC
This window contains:
- the cry1b gene encoding cryptochrome-1b isoform X2; translated protein: MGGHSIHWFRKGLRLHDNPALLEALVGSETIRCVYIVDPWFAGSSSVGINRWRFLLQCLEDLDANLRKLNSRLFVVRGQPADVFPRLFKEWNISRLTFEYDSEPFSKERDAAIKKLAIEAGVEVIVRISHTLYDLDMIIEHNGGQPPLTYKHFQTLISRMESIEIPVETITAEDMGKCTTPVFDDHDDKYGVPSLEELGFDTEGLSSAVWPGGETEALARLERHLERKAWVANFERPRMSSTSLLASPTGLSPYLRFGCLSCRLFYFKLTDLYKKVKKNSTPPLSLYGQLLWREFFYAAATNNPRFDKMEGNSICVQVPWDRNPEALAKWAEGRTGFPWIDAIMTQLRQEGWIHHLARHAVACFLTRGDLWISWEEGMKVFEELLLDADWSVNAGSWMWLSCSSFFQQFFHCYCPVGFGRRTDPNGDYIRRYLPVLRGFPAKHIYDPWNAPESVQKAAKCIIGVHYPKPMVNHAEASRLNIERMKQIYQQFSRYRGLVHLETREK
- the cry1b gene encoding cryptochrome-1b isoform X1, whose translation is MGGHSIHWFRKGLRLHDNPALLEALVGSETIRCVYIVDPWFAGSSSVGINRWRFLLQCLEDLDANLRKLNSRLFVVRGQPADVFPRLFKEWNISRLTFEYDSEPFSKERDAAIKKLAIEAGVEVIVRISHTLYDLDMIIEHNGGQPPLTYKHFQTLISRMESIEIPVETITAEDMGKCTTPVFDDHDDKYGVPSLEELGFDTEGLSSAVWPGGETEALARLERHLERKAWVANFERPRMSSTSLLASPTGLSPYLRFGCLSCRLFYFKLTDLYKKVKKNSTPPLSLYGQLLWREFFYAAATNNPRFDKMEGNSICVQVPWDRNPEALAKWAEGRTGFPWIDAIMTQLRQEGWIHHLARHAVACFLTRGDLWISWEEGMKVFEELLLDADWSVNAGSWMWLSCSSFFQQFFHCYCPVGFGRRTDPNGDYIRRYLPVLRGFPAKHIYDPWNAPESVQKAAKCIIGVHYPKPMVNHAEASRLNIERMKQIYQQFSRYRGLGLLASVPSNPNTSAGPTEYSQGGSTHGCSSITTGKSFLVSSLSSGKQPSLGEGIPRVEPKSQRQIND